A window of Bombina bombina isolate aBomBom1 chromosome 5, aBomBom1.pri, whole genome shotgun sequence genomic DNA:
CTGCCCTGCTGTCACCGTGACCTACCTCGCTCACTCAGTCTGAACCAGTGCACCGCAGTCGCACAGACCACTTCTGCCTGAATCTGGATTCACTGTCGTCTTCGGCAGGGCAGGGCAGGGCAGCACGCCACAAACAAGTCActctcagcagctccctcctgctcaCTCTTCTTCCCACCTGAAGTCTGTGTCGGCGCGACCACTACGTCATGCTGCTCTGTGCAATCAAGGCGCATCATTGGCCAGCACAGCCGGGGGCCTATCTAGGGTGGTATGGGCCAGGAGCTGCAACTCAATCCATTCACAGTGTGACTAGCGTGTCTGACTCCTCCCCACACGTCACACAGCTCACTGGTGCTTAAATAACTCAGTTATAATAAGGGTTATAAAAAGTCACCCGGCGTATACGACGACCCTcgacttttgagaagattttcaagagttaaaaagtcgtcttatacgccggaaaatacggtatatatattgtgtagctggtatgtgctagtattaataatatatattgtgtgactgttatgtgctagtgttaataatatatattgtgtaactgttatgtgctagtgttaataatatatattgtgtaactgttatatgctagtgttaataatatatattgtgtagctgttatgtgttagtgttaataatatatattgtgtagctgttatgtactagtgttaataatatatattgtgtaactgttatctgctagtgttaataatatatattgtgtaactgttatgtgctagtgttaataatgtatattgtgtaactgttatgtgcttgtgttaataatatatattgtgtaactgttatgtgctagtgttaataatatatattgtgtgactgttatgtgctagtgttaataatatatattgtgtgactgttatgtgctagtgttaataatatatattgtgtagctgttatgtgctggtgttaatatatattgtgtagctgttatgtgctagtgttaataatatatatattgtgtagctgttatgtgctagtgttaataatatatattgtgtaactgttatgtgctagtgttaataatatatattgtgtaactgttatgtgctagtgttaataatatatattgtgtaactgttatgtgctagtgttaataatatatattgtgtaactgttatgtgctagtgttaataatatatattgtgtaactgttatgtgctagtgttaataatatatattgtgtaactgttatgtgctagtgttaataatatatattgtgtaactgttatgtgctagtgttaataatatatattgtgtagctgttatgtgctagtgttaataatatatattgtgtaactgttatgtactagtgttaataatatatattgtgtaactgttatgtactagtgttaataatatatattgtgtaactgttatctgcTAATGAAGAATATAACAGGGACAATGTGCTCAGTTTCTGTCATTCTAATGAACCCGTCTTTGAAATAGAGACACATTTTCTGTTTGAATAATTGGCTGCTGCTTGACATGTGACTTCTCAGGGTGTTTCTGGGAACTGTAGTTTTCTATCTCTCCTCCCCTTACTTCCTGTACATCTgcagctgggtgagtgagtcaggctgtgtgtattgtgtgattataagtttgtgtttatttctgaACTGCTGAAAAATTATCAGTTTTTATAAATGTTGTCCTTTTAGTGTATGTTATttacctgcttgtgccaggcaatgagaTAGTAACTGCTGTTTAAATGTAAGTGCTAGTGAAAGGGTTATACACTCTCTGCGGCTCTCTGTCCttgtaaaggggttaatacagtctgtgctgctctctgtgctagtgaagggttaatacagtctgtgctgctctctgtgctagtggagggttaatacacactgttctgttctctgtgctagtgaagggttaatacacactgttctgttctctgtgctagtgaagggttaataaacactgttatgttctctgtgctagtgaagggttaatacacactgttctgttctctgtgctagtgaagggttaatacacactgttctgttctctgtgctagtgaagggttaataaacactgttatgttctctgtgctagtgaagggttaatacacactgttctgttctctgtgctagtgaagggttaatacacactgtgctgttctctgtgctagtgaagggttaatacacactgtgctactctctgtgctagtgaagggttaatacacactgtgctactctctgtgctagtgaagggttaatacacactgtactgctctctgtgctagtaaagggttaatacataatGTTCTGCTCTCTGtcctagtaaaggggttaatacagtctgtgctgctcgctgtgctagtggagggttaatacacactgtgctgctctctgtgctagctaagggttaatacacactgtgctgctctctgtgctagtgaatgggttaatacacactgtgctgttctctgtgctagtgaagggttaatacagtctgtgctgctctctgtgctagtggagggttaatacacactgttctgttctctgtgctagtgaagggttaatacacactgttctgttctctgtgctagtgaagggttaataaacactgttatgttctctgtgctagtgaagggttaaagtggatgtaaattttTTACATATTGACCCTCAAAATCAGTTTTTATGGACTCCATTATCAATaccgcatattttttttttatatctacggaacatataaattaataattacGTTACTAACTTTGCTCCGTTTTCATGCTCCGCTCCTCCCATCCATAACTTCCTTTATTTTCAGCGTATAACGACTAGAGCGGTCCCGCCCGCTCTATGACGTATCACTCTTGCGCGTTCACGACGGCTACAGTTTGTGCGCATGCGTTTGTAATTAAGTGCCGAATATGTTTGTTATTGATTTTCCATTTCAAACAGTTTGCGGCGCAGCATTGATACTTACTTGCAGGTCCTGTGAAATACACTGAGGTTGTGAATGCGGGCTTTATATGCGCATGCTTAGAGCGTGTGCGCGCATCGCTTAGAAATACAGCTCAAGTGGTtatacgcatgcgcatataaaaGACGCATGCGCAGAGATTTAAAATGACGTTATGAAaagggggctggacgccacggggtacgccACATTATTAGTTTAGGGAAATGTCAATCAATGTTAAGaaagcggaacaaaatggcgggcggagggagaaaTCAAGACTTTGGgagttatataggtatataaataggTATTATATGACGTTTGCAGTAAATTCATGAATTAAAGTTATGCTATTTTTTTATGATGAAACGTTTGTGAATGTCGAGTATCAGtgagtttacatgcactttaatacacactgttctgttctctgtgctagtgaagggttaatacacactgtgctgctctctgtgctagtgaagggttaatacacactgtgctactctctgtgctagtgaagggttaatacacactgtgctactctctgtgctagtgaagggttaatacacactgtactgctctctgtgctagtaaagggttaatacataatGTTCTGCTCTCTGtcctagtaaaggggttaatacagtctgtgctgctcgctgtgctagtggagggttaatacacactgtgctgctctctgtgctagctaagggttaatacacactgtgctgctctctgtgctagtgaatgggttaatacacactgtgctgttctctgtgctagtgaagggttaatacacactgtgctgctccctgtgctagtgaagggctaatatacactgtgctgctctctgtgctaatgaagggttaatacacactgtgcagctctctgtgctagtgaggggttaatacacactgtgctgctctcagtgctagtgaaggggttaatacacactgtgctgctctctgtgctagtgaagggttaatacactctgtgctgctctctttgctaatgaagggttaatacacactgtgcagctctctgtgctagtgaagggttaatacacactgtgctgctctctgtgctagtgaagggttaatacacacagtgctgttctctgtgctagtgaagggttaatacacacagtgctgctctctgtgctagtgaagggttaatacacacagtgctgctctctgtgctagtgaagggttaatacacactgtgcagatctctgtgctagtgaagggttaatacacactgtgcagctctctgtgctagtgaagggttaatacacactacaccACTCTTTGTACTTGGGCATGGTGTAGCTATAACTTTCCTGACACATTTTAATTCTAATTTGGGTATTTCCAGATAGctcttcaaaaatatattataaagttcacttacactcatattaaaaatatattataaagttcacttacactcatattaaaaatatattataaagttcacttacactcatattaaaaatatattgcacacaaaagttatcacAGCATGCGTTCTCGAGTGTTAGAAATATAAACCCGCTAaagggtatacagtatatatgtgtatgtgtatatcagaCCTAggcgtgtggctgaagtggagacccccatggtaCAGTGCAGCtgaggaagctgtgtctgaaggagagagccaggtttctgtgagagacagaagattgagagagataaagaagtcatggatagaagtgagcttgttgcaaacagagcgagagttccagagtgcacaagtgaagggggcagtggctttagatgcaagaggaatgagattaaggttaccagaattttgtttttgaagtctattgaaaggcacacatgggggtgcaaggctaggaagttgtgggggctcGGATTGGGGGAGATGtcacgtcgctggtctttctatgggggtgtttatttaatagTGCAGTCTCTAGtaattcatagtaagttttattacattgcatttagggatgcaccgaaattttggccgcagaaacattttggccggaTATGGGATtatcattttttgcctgtttttttttttttttgggtaaaattattctgtagcatattattgttttaagatatttttgtccaattttagtgtgttactttcaataaaagtgtgggcttttcattaagtagtctaattatgcaaaaataataataaaaaaaaaattgaaaaataatttgaaaaaagaaATTTTCAGTattggttttcggccaagtgcattccggattttcgggttcggtttcggtccagaatttccattttggtgcatcactaatTGTATTGTTAGTTTGCATCTGttgattttgttattatatattttatgaacattttaaatgggctgagcttgatTAAAGAGATCATATTTCATTATGTTATCAATCTATGTAAACACAAAGGCTTCCTTTTCTTATCTCTGTCCTAGAAAACAATTAAAAGTTAACATTTTAGAGCCTGTCtctctgaacccccccccccccccccttgcagtgtgatttaagacaactcactACTGACCAAGAGAatttaaaggactgggggtggagcacatgaaaaatacaaaatgtagagtctGTTAAGCATTGTACAAATTGGTCACAAGGAGGGTACCTATCCGgtacagaaagactacagatacagtgtgtagcttcatgcggtttgtaacaacggactatcacacgcatagtatctgtgtatgtttcttcctgttacccttagtgatctacaagaactttagcttttgttattaataaattgttcatttgctttaaagggacactgaacccaaattttttcttttgtgattcagatagagcatgacattttaagcaactttctacttatttactcctattatcaatttttcttcaatctcttgctatctttatttgaaaaaaaggcatctaagctttttttattttggttcatacctctggacagcagttttttattggtggatgaatgcatcaaccaatcagcaagaacaaccctggttgttcaccaaaaatgggctggcatctaaacttacattcttgcatttcaaataaagatgccaagagaatgaatacaatttgataataggagtaaattagaaagttgcttacaatttcatgctctatctgaatcacaaaatatgttttttttgggttcagtgtccctttaagcatttgtctgtgtctgtatccagtctgcctgggGTCTGCACAATAAACCTGATTACCTTGAGCTGttgaagctctaactaatgtgagtattctgggtctgccttccatctggggagtgaagatcacacagtattatgctatgtgtttCTTTCTCTTCATTCTGAGGAACATCGTATggactatttgtatttgtggtactgtctccattaaagactcttttcacgttggagatattactacatattggtcggtactacatattggtctgcattattatcactatttgtatttgtggtattgtctccattaaagactcttttcacgttggatatattactacaaattggtcggtactacatattggtctgtattattatcactatttgtatttgtgctactgtctccattaaagactcttttcacgttggatatattactacatattggtcggtactatatattggtctgtattattatcactatttgtgtgtggtttttgttacacattttatttttagttacaTATAAACAACTCTTATGTAACATTTGTGTGAGTGCTGCTCTTTGATATAAATAATGGAAaaatgattataatatatttgtaaggttgTAGTTTGTCCCACTCATAAATAGATTGTCTACTCCTGAGCTTATACTGTACTTGTAAAGTTCTGGAAAGATAAATATTTAAGGTGCAACTGTAACACCCatagagctaactgtactaaatccTTGTGcagaatcaatagcacatatgtaataacctaaacagctgatctgtatcacatgaattgttatgcgtgcctttaattataccatacgtagttaatcagaaccattatttattattatctgtctaaaccatttaacatactttttacagacacggtcagagcactgagagatatcaggtattgatgtaactggagttaataagggaaccttcttcctgagcacagacattggagcctgttatcagcatgaactcatatgtgttaggtgagtaaaatagatattatgctgactttaattactaggAAAATAGAATAAATCacccattaaacaaatataaactattatatttatatctgcaccttttaagaacatttgtgtcaacaCCGGCTCTCAGATCACCTGCAACTCTACCTTCCCCTGCCATGACCcaactcatggaacacccataactacacttacgCCTACCTTGTTCCCATATGTGGAACACCCAGAACTCTACCAGtaagtgttccccaccccagaactgccactgatttgtgtgcttaatttcacAGTGAGTCttattaaacaaatacatttttggctGATTATATAAATGAAACAACTGCAACCGCAAGCTAAGAAGTatcataagatcactgctcctttagCCTTTCACAACATCTCTCACtaattattagtctgtgatgattaagataTCATATTCTCATCCTACTGGTTGAGCATGAGCCTGGCAGGGCTGTatgtgcatttgcttgtgcaatgttaaataaggATGGTAGATGCCACCTATCTTGCCCACAATACAGATATACTTttttccctggctgagaacattatccaacTGCACCTAATTTAATGCGGCGCTATAAATCATTTTCATCAGTAATCAGTGGTTTAGTTTATTATGATgtagaaatatttacattatttgtctttctttgtttaaatttgtgatttacaggttaatcaatttaaaaataaacacaaacagaAGCCATTTTATGGAgtgtaaataaataatatgatttgtGTAAGACGATGGATTccattttaaagaataaactttctttaatacttttctttttatgtagacaatcacttgaatagttcatacccatccttcactacaggaagcatcagaatgataccacaaactccaaaagtcttagaaactaatgactattcacaaacattggggaaatcacagcagatatttaaaggagatggagaattggcaggaactgggcagcaatcattatgtacagagagtaatttagtcatcaaacaagaggacaacatttatgacttatctagtgaaatgattatcccagaggataaaccacacacatttactgagttttcaaaacatttaaaaaaagaggGCAGTCTTAAGTCTAGCCAAATCGTTCATACAAATAagaaacctttcaaatgtacagaatgtaaGAAAAGATTCACATCTAATTTGCATTTCCTTGAACACCACACAGTTCACACAGTTGTTAAAACTCACACGTGTACAGAatgtgggagatgtttcacatctAAAGGAAGCCTTATGTATcacaaaaagacccacacaggggagaaacctttcacatgtaatgaATGTGGGAGATGTTTTACATCCAAGGGAAATCTCATATCTCatgaaaagacccacacaggggagaaacctttcacatgtaatgagtgtgggagatgtttcacatccaagggaaatctcatatctcatgaaaagacccacacaggggagaaacctttcacgtgtacagagtgtggaaaaagatttacacaaataagtaatttgagaaaacatgaaaggagtcacacgggagaaaagcctttcacatgtacagagtgtggaaaatgttttacatatatgagtaatctgaaaactcatgaaaggagtcacacaggaaaaaagcttttcacatgtacagagtgtggaaaaagttttacatatATGAGTAAATTGAAAAcccatgaaaggagtcacacaggagaaaagcatttcaaatgtacagagtgtggaaaaggttttacacaaatgagtcatctgaaaactcatgaaagaattcacacaggagaaaagcctttcaaatgtacagagtgtggaaaaagttttacacataagagttatctgaaaactcatgaaaggattcacacaggagaaaagccttttaaatgtacagagtgtggaaaaggttttacacaaataaatgatCTAagaactcatgaaaggattcacacaggagaaaagcctttcacatgtacagaatgtggaaaaagttttccacaaaagagttatctgaaaactcatgaaaggagtcacacaggggaaaagcctttcacatgtacagagtgtgggaaatgttttacacaaaagagttatctgaaaactcatgaaaggattcacacaggggaaaagcctttcacatgtacagagtgtggaaaatgttgtaCACATAAGAgtaatctgagaaaacatgaaaggattcacaagggaagaaaactttcacatgtttagaaagtggaaaaaaggtttttattgtaatcaggtatcacaaaacaccaaatatttacacacaaataaactttatatacacagtgtacaaacctttttacaattatcctaaagaggacacactctctaaatagaagcatcaaaaaggatcctattgtaaataatactttctaattcCAGTTATAAAatccccagattggaagtgctctcctgctgtcctttgttcctctatatatgtgcacctcattttctctcatatcaatgtgataaaatCCAAACAAAACACAGGAAcatacagatctgtcctcatactgaccagtttaaaCAACCATTCAGCACAAaatcacccccagtgttgtttattaatatgccagtgttaggagttgtacgtttgattTACAAATGAgaggaaataattatatttacagaataaaggagtctttatataaatagagtgttagagaattatataaacaagaacatcagtctcaaatgattgacatctgggagatatatttaatgtgcacatcatgtggataaaccttttcctatagcaatagatgcttagcattgtacatgttatataccagaggaactactgatgggaaactgattttatttaatgagacacaatatcagtaaccggtacatatgtgatcataatcagtttaatttaaatggctactataacctacatgtatactgggtatgtaatatgtgtgtcatgtgatcataatcagtttaatttaaatggctactataacctacatgtatactgggtatgtcatatgtgtgtcatgtgattataatcagtttaatttaaatggctactatagcctacatgtatactgggtatgtcatatgtgtgtcatgtgatcataatcagtttcatttaaatggctactataacctacatgtatactgggtatgtaatatgtgtgtcatgtgatcataatcagttaatttaaatggctactataacctacatgtatactgggtatgtaatatgtgtgtcatgtgatcataatcagtttaatttaaatggctactataacctacatgtatactgggtatgtaatatgtgtgtcatgtgatcataatcagtttaatttaaatggctactataacctacatgtatactgggtatgtaatatgtgtgtcatgttctgtaacttgatattatgtctgttagatgttttcatgttagttagaagccacaagaactgataatagcacatactgtatatataaagggaacattatatgtctgataaatccctttgtatcaagagcacaagtgttaggtatatttataccattgtgtgcatatatcatgtaatgctgctgtttactatataatgatatacaatgttttttcctgcaaataaaaagtgattgtaatccagaacagtattttgtgtttttttgtctaattaaaaacacaatatcacagaataataaggaaaacatcatcaaaaacagaagccaaatctgacagtgaaagatatacgctgataattcagatagagcagcaattttacccaactttctaatttatttctattatctaatttgctttgttcttttggtatcctttgtcaaagagtaAACCTCAAAGGCTGATATTCGATTACGGATGTGcatttagcactctgtgcagcagtgcttgtaactatgtataatattgctataaatgtTGTTGCAATCTCTGCTgcgtaaagacacgtgcacacatcTGAGTACTAGGagaactctttaacaaaggataccaagagaactaagcaaaattgataatataagtaaattagttgTTTGAAATATCATAttctatccaatctatttaagtttaatatttactttactgtccctttaacagtacataaaacaatatcaaattaacccccgacctacaccaacccagattattaatcaccagcaagactttatacacagacattttatgTTACTtaaattgtacttaaagggataggacatTAAatgttgatgattcagatagaatgtgtcattttaagacactttaaccttcacttctgttataaaatttactttgttcttttgatatcctttgctaaaaaagaatatgtacatattcccaGCAGCAGAAAGTTACTACTGGGAgctgactgctgattggtggctacacacatgactcttgtcattggctcaccagatatgctcagctagctcccagtagtacattgctgctgtaAAGCttacttcaactatgtgtttaatttctttgcaggagttaaatcatagttatatacaatcagtggtacaataataaactgatctaatatatttattttgcaagatgtaccgagtccacggattcatcctagcttgtgggatattgtccttcctgacaggaagtagcaaagagagcaccacaacagagctgtctatatagctcccccttaactccaccccctagtcattctctttgctggctctaagcaggaagagtaaagagaagaggtttcaaactgttagtttttatttcaactttactcaagagtttgttatttttaaatggtaccggtgttgtactatttgctctcaggcaggacatagatgaagttttctgcctggaggatgatgatcttagcatttgtaactaaggtccactactgttcccacagaagctgaggagtacaggaaaacttcattgtgaggaacgttttcttgctatacagcaatgaggtatgttcagtcatattttctgcagagactgtgttaactcagaaaggctgacagtgcccccattaggggaagggtaagcagtaatcctagtg
This region includes:
- the LOC128661275 gene encoding zinc finger protein 585B-like, whose protein sequence is MNSYVLDNHLNSSYPSFTTGSIRMIPQTPKVLDTNDYSQTLGKSQQIFKGDGELAGTGQQSLCTESNLVIKQEDNIYDLSSEMIIPDDKPHTFTELSKHLKEGESLKSSQMIHTNKKPFKCTECEKSFTCNLHLLEHHTLHTAVKPHLCTECGRCFTSKGNLKYHKKTHTGEKPFTCNECGRCFTSKGNLITHEKTHTGEKPFTCTECGKSFTQKSDLKSHERIHTGEKPFTCTECGKSFTYKNNLKTHERSHTGKKPFTCTECGKGFTHKGNLKTHERSHTGEKPFKCTECGKGFTQINSLKTHERIHTGEKPFKCTECGKGFTQINSLKTHERSHTGEKPFTCTECGKGFTQINDLKTHERSHTGEKPFKCTECGKCFTQKSHLKSHERIHTGEKPFTCTECGKCCTHKSNLRKHERIHHLNSSYPSFTTGSIRMIPQTPKVLETNDYSQTLGKSQQIFKGDGELAGTGQQSLCTESNLVIKQEDNIYDLSSEMIIPEDKPHTFTEFSKHLKKEGSLKSSQIVHTNKKPFKCTECKKRFTSNLHFLEHHTVHTVVKTHTCTECGRCFTSKGSLMYHKKTHTGEKPFTCNECGRCFTSKGNLISHEKTHTGEKPFTCNECGRCFTSKGNLISHEKTHTGEKPFTCTECGKRFTQISNLRKHERSHTGEKPFTCTECGKCFTYMSNLKTHERSHTGKKLFTCTECGKSFTYMSKLKTHERSHTGEKHFKCTECGKGFTQMSHLKTHERIHTGEKPFKCTECGKSFTHKSYLKTHERIHTGEKPFKCTECGKGFTQINDLRTHERIHTGEKPFTCTECGKSFPQKSYLKTHERSHTGEKPFTCTECGKCFTQKSYLKTHERIHTGEKPFTCTECGKCCTHKSNLRKHERIHKGRKLSHV